The stretch of DNA CAGGCTCTCCATCAACTTCCTGCCCAACGCCATTTACCGGCCTGAAGTCTGTATCAGCACCACGCTGCGGGCTGCTCAGGCCTATGGCTTTCCCATCGGAAAAATAATTTTCGAAACGGTGGAAGGTGAACGTATCGACGATGGCAAATGGCTCGCCGAAGTATTTCGGGAATATCAGCGAATCGGTTTCAGCACCGCCATAGACGATTTTGGCGCAGGCTATGCCGGACTTAACCTGCTGGCCGATTTTCAGCCGGACATCATCAAGCTCGACATGGGTCTGATACGGGATGTCGACAAGCGCAAAACCAACCGCGTCATCGCAGCCGCCGTGGTCGGCATTTGCGCCGAACTCGGAATCAAGGTCGTCGCCGAAGGCGTGGAGACGCGCGATGAGTTGCTTTGCCTGCGGGACATCGGCGTGGAGCTCATACAAGGGTACTTGTTGTCAAAGCCGCTGTTCGAAGGCTGTATGCCGGATGCCGACATCGTTCTGCCGCTATGAACGCATGATCGGCACTGATACATCGGCAGTGCGAGTTCCCCCGCAGCTCGGTATTGTCTGCATAGGCTCAGCAGCCCCGATGCACCGCGCTGTCGAGCGCGTTGGGTGTGCAAGGTGCGCATCATGGACCGGCGGGTATTGAAAGTTCGAGACAATCACTACTTGATCAGAGCCTGCGCCATGCGCTCAGCTGCGTGCCGGCGCAACGCAAGCGGTAGGCCGGCGCGCTGTAAGGTTCGCAGCCCGGCGATTACCGCCATCGCGGCGATGCTCAAATGGGCAGAGTCGTCGCGTTGCGGCGCCACATCACGGATGGCTTTTTCCAGCGCGGCTGCCACCTTCGCGAAGGTTTCGCGCACGGCATCCGCACCTTCGGTTTGCGGGGAGTGCAGCTCACCGAAGGCGTTCACCAGCAAGCCCCTTCGTCCGTCGACGTTTCTCGGGGCCGAGTCCAGAAACAGCGCTAGCAGTGCCTGATTCAGCGACTTTTTTCGAACAGCTTATGATTGTTCGCGGCCTGCTCGTGTGCGTAACGTTCGACTGCCACCTGCAACAGGCCTTCCCGGTTGCCGAAGCTGTTGTATAGCGATGAGCGCGACAAACCGGTCGCTTGCAGCAGGTCGTCAACGCTGGTTTCAATGACGCCGCCCATCCAGAACGCGTGCATGGTGGCGTCCACGACGGCGTGCCGACGAAACACAGAGGTCTAGGCACTAGGGCGCCAGGTCAATGTAGGAAACGCATGGTGCGTAATTCCCAGGCATTGGGTCGGCGCAGTTGACGAGATAGGGGCCTTGCCTGAGCGTTCTTCTGGCGTGGGTTCGGGCGGGGGGGGCGTTGATTTGTACTGATCACTCCATTATCGTGGATCAACGTTACGCAATCTACAAGCCTGCATAAAATTTGAGCCAATCGTCGCTCCGGACCGCCGACCCGGTGGCGGTAATGTTGGATAAGACGCGGCTGACTTTCCGAATCGCTCTGGCCGGTATCTCCAGAGCCAATCCCGATCCGAGGAACTCGTTCATGAAAATGCTGAAGGGAATTCGCGCCTGTGTTTTCGACGCCTACGGCACGATTTTCGACTTCGCAACCGCAACCGCGCGCTGTCCGGACATTCCCGATGACAAGCGCGCCGCGCTGACCGCACTGTGGCGCGACAAGCAATTGCAGTACACCTGGTTGCGCTCGCTACAGGGCTGTCATGCCGATTTCGAGCAAGTTACCGCCGATGCGCTTGACTTCGCACTGGAAAGCTTCAGCCTTGAAAATCCCGCGTTGCGTGAGCGACTCCTTGCGCTATACCGGACGTTGCAGGCCTTTCCTGAGGTTGCCGACACCTTGCGCCAATTGCGTGAGGCCGGCTTTGCAACGGCGATCCTGTCCAACGGCACCCCGTTGATGCTCCAGTCGGCGGTACGCGCATCCGGGCTGGAAGGACTATTCGATGCAGTGCTGTCTGCCGAGGCCGTGCAGGTTTTCAAGACCCATCCGAGGGTATACGAGTACGCGCTACAACAGCTCGGCCTGAAGGCCGAGCAGATCTCGTTCCAGTCTTCAAATGGCTGGGATGCCTATGCCGCGTCGGCTTTTGGCATGCGGGTGATCTGGTGCAACCGCTACGATCAGCGCCCGGAGCGGCTACCCGGGGCGCCCGACCATGTGATACGGAGTCTCTCGGAGTTGCCGAGGCTGCTTGGCCGGTGCGACGCAGGGTGACTGGGCAGCGCTTGTCCGATTAAGGATCAAGAATCTTCAGCGACGGCTTTGCGCATATCGGCCAAAAATGATCTTCGCCTAGCCCCAAAAAGTCGCGGGGTGTGTGTACTGCGGCGAGTTCTTCATGTGCGTTCCCAAACCAGCAGCAGGTTGTTGGCCGGCAGGTTCGACCTCTCGCGCAGATGCAGGCCGACCGCGGTAGCCTGCGCAGCGATATCAGACAGGCGGCGCAGGCCCCATGCGGGGTTGCGGGTGCGCAGATCGGCATCGAAGGCGAGATTGCTGGGGGCGGTATCCAGGCCGTCGACCAGATAAGGTCCATAGGTAATGAGCACACCCTGCGGCGTCAGGTGCCGCGCGGCTCCGCGCAGCAGCGCCAACGTGCAGGCCCAGGGCGAGATGTGGATCATGTTGGCGCAGTAAATGGCGTCGAACTGCCGCGTCATATCGAACCAGTCGGGTGTGAGCACATCCAGTTCGATGGGCGGCAGAACGCGGCCATTCCCGGCACACCAGGCCGCAATGCAGGTTAGCGCGGCGGCTTCGTAGTCGCTGGGCTGCCATTGCCAGCCAGGCAGTCCGGCTGCGCAGAACGCGGCATGTTGGCCGGTGCCGCTGGCGATCTCCAGCAAGGTCCCCGTGGCGGGCAGCAGACGTTGCAATTCGGTCAGGATGAACGGGCCGTTGCGCTCGGCGGCAGGGCTGTGGCGGCGTTGATCTGTACTGGGCTGCATCGCAATGTCCTTGGCAGCCGTCAATATAGGCCGTGACCTGATCGGCCGGCAAGGCCGGGCTGTAAGCCAGCCCTGGAAAACGTCGCACCCCAGCTCTTCGAGCAGGGATTTCTGCTCGGTCGTCTCGACATACTCGGCAACCACCTTGGCGCGGTGCGAATGATCCAGGCGGTTCACGCATCGGATGATGTTCCGATTCACCGGGCTGCTCAGGGCCTGGCGCGTCAGATTGCCATCGAGCTCGGGCGAGTCGGTCGCTGGTGTGAATGCCGCCATCCACCATGGTCCCATCGCGTTCCGGTATCCAACGGGGTCCAGGAGTTTGGCGGTCAATCCGCTTCAGATAGTCTTGCACAGCGTTGCTATCGAGATATGGTTTGTTGCCATTCGCGATATCTTGCGTCGGCGCGAGTCTCACCAGCGCAGGCAACACGGCGCGATGGCCGCGCCGATAGCGGTTGTCACAGCGATCGCGAGTACATACCCGACGCTCCAGAACGGCACCGCCATCTCCGAGCAATACAGCGAGTAGACAAGCAAACCCTGCGCGCCGGCCAGCAGACCGACACTCACACCGGCCAAAGCCAGGCGTGTCGGCGCGAGCTGCTTCATTGCGTACATCATGGCAACGAAAGGAGGAAAGGAGAGAAGCACGATGCTTGCCGTCGTTGTGCGCCAGGTCGTGCCGAGCATCAGCTCGAGCCGGTAGCCTGGCGGCGTCGCCAGCAGGATGCCGCCGGTGGCGAGCAGCATTGCGGCGATGGGCAGCACCGCCGCAAACCAGGCGGTTCCGAGCGGCGCGCCGGGGCGGCCGAGCCGCTGCGCGAGCTTCATGGCCGCGACAATGATCGCCAGTGGAAACACGAGGCGAACCCAGAAGATCGTTGTGAGGATCCGTTCGGGCATGTCGCTACGCACGCCGTACAGGGCGACCAACAAGATCGTGCTGCCGGCAAGGCCGCGCACCAATGCACGATTGAACCGCCTGGGGACGGCGTTGCGCTCGACAGGTGAAACGTTGCTTGCGAGCCGGGCTACCAGATCTTGCGTTTTCATGACCGGTTCGCGCGGTCTCCGAGCAGATAGTCGATCGAAACCCGGCCGGGACCCCACCCGGCGATGCCCAGCGCCATGGCCGCCCAGGTAATGTGGATCGGCCAGCCGTCGGGTATCGTCAGCTCGATGATGCAGGTCATCAACAACAGGCCGGCGGCGGCGAAGCGCGTACCCAGGCCCAATACCAGCAGCACCGGGAACGAGACCTCGCCGCACGCGGACAGGAAAGCGAAGACGGCGGGCGCCGGAAACGGGTAGGGGCCTCCGGGCAGATGGAGCTTGAATTCGTCGCTAAAGAGGTAGAGCGCCGTGTCATTGAGTTGCAGGAAACCGCGCCACTTGAGCATGCCGGATTTCCAGAACGGCACGGCCAGCGCCAGGCGCAGCACGAGTTGCACGAACGACGGTTGGGCGAGCCGTTCGACGAAGCTTCGCGCACACCCGATCGCGTGCACGACGTTGCCGGGAAAGGACAAGGTGGAATCTTGTTGAGTGGACATATTGATTACTCTCACAGTTGAATGGCGGTGAACACGCCGGTCGAAATCATTGCGGCAAGATTGGCCGGCAGATCGAAGGCGCCGGATTCCATGAAGGCAGCCTCGGCGGCAGTGGCCAGCGGCTCGCCTTCGAGCAGTGCGCCGAGAAAGGCTGCGCCGCCCGGGGGCAGGAGCGAGACAATCACCTCGTCGTCAGGCCGGGTGACGAGGGCGTCTTGCGCTTCGCTCGAGTGCAGCGGGGTGACCGGGCCGTCGGTCCGGTTCATGGCGAAGATTGCGACGGCTGGGTAACGTGAGCGCACGATGCGCGAGGCTGGATGGGCGACAAAGCGCACCTGGGCGAATGAACCCGGATCGATGTCGGCGAATGCCTCGGCCGGGAGAGGCGAGGCATCCGCGGCGTGATACGCATCGAGCCACGCGCGCTCGATGCGCGCCGTATCTGCAAGCCAGGGCATGCCGCGGGCGTATTGGTATGCTTGGATGAACGACGGAAAATCGCGCCCGTACTCGAACAGCAGCGGGGAAACCGGCGGCGTCGAACGCACGTGAAAGCGCGCCATCGCGCGGAAGAAATCGACGCCCGTGATGCGCTGCACGGCCGGATAGATCGCGGCCAGCGCGTCGATGAGACTGACCGTGACGTTGTTGCGATAGACGTTGTAGCGCGCGACGACGCCTTGGCCGCGCGCAACCGCCACGTCTTCGGGGGCTGCAAGCCTGGGGTTCGTCAGTCCCGCAGCGAAAGCGGCCGCGTCGTGACTGGCGCGACGTTCAGACTTCATGACCGGCGCGCTCCGCGTATTTTGCCTCGTGCTCCAGCGGGTGTTGGACGACATGGCGGGCCATGATCCGCCGGGCCGCCAGCGCCTGCGCGCGCAGCTCGGGCCAGACCGGTAGCTGGCTGTCCCATTCGATGAGCGTGGGCACCGGGCCGGTGTGGGCGATCACATCGCGGTAGAGTGCCCACACGGCATCGGCGACGGCTCTGTCGTGGCTGTCGACGAGCAGCGGCGCGTAGGCGTCGTCGAACTGCTCGCTGTGGCCGGCCAGATGAATTTCGCTCACGTGTGCAAGCGGAAAATCCGCCAGATACGCATGGGCCTGATAGCCATGATTAATTGCCGACACAAACACGTTGTTGACGTCAAGGAGCAGTCCGCAGCCGGTGCGTTGCGCAACTGTGCGGATGAATTCGGGTTCATTCATGGTCGAGGACGAGAACGCCACGTAGGTGGACGGGTTTTCGAGCAGCATCGGGCGGCCGATGCTCTCTTGCACCTGATCGATGTGTTCGCAAACTTTGTCCAGCGTCGCCTTCGTGTAGGGCAGCGGCAGCAGATCGTTGAAGAAAGTGCCGTTGTGCGAAGACCAGGCAAGATGTTCAGAGACGAACGCCGGCTCGTAGCGCGTGACCAGCTCGCGAAAGCGTGCGAGATGGCCGGCGTCAAGGCCATCGGGCCCGCCAATCGACATGCACACCCCATGCAGCGAAACCGGGTAGCGCTCGCGGATGGCGCTCAACGCGCGATGCGGTGCGCCGCCCGCGCCCATGTAGTTCTCGGCGTGTACCTCGAAAAAGCCGCTCTGAAGACCATCATCGAGAATCGCCGCGAGATGTTCGTGCTTGAAGCTGGTGCCGACGAGTCCGGTCGCCCCGGGCATCGCGCAGCCGGGACGACCCCGCGCATGGCTTGTCGCGGATTGGTCGAAAGTGTCCATGGTCGCCCCGTTTCTTTCTTGTCGCTGCCGCGATCAGGACTTGATCGGCGTGAGCGACCCATGGCCGCCGCCCGGAACGACGATGCTCGTGCAGGTGCCGCCCTGGACGAACTTCCATGAGTTGCCTTGGAAATCGACTGCAGACGTACCCTGGCAGGTCGTGCCCGGACCGGCGGCACAGTCGTTTTGCCCTTTCAGTGCGACCCCGTAGCACTTCTCCTTGTGAGCCGCGACGGCGGCGCTCACTTCGGCCTTCGTCAGCGGCGCCGCATGGGCGGCCGAAGCGAGCAGGCTGGCCACCGCGCCGGCGATAAGGGCGGAACTGACGTTGAACTTTGCTGACATGGATGTTCTCCTGTGGTTGGGATGGAAGGTATCCGTGGCGGATACATTGACTAGTTCGCAAGTCGCGCGGCACCGGTTACAGCCGGCGAATTTTTTATTGCCGCCGCGGGAAAAAAATTTTGCGACGGTGTAACCCCACCACAACCGGCGACGAAATTAGAAGCAAGCCCTGCGTTGCGTTTCTGGAGACCGACCATGTTTGTACGCCTTGCCGCCGCTGTCGTCTTTCTTCTGGCCGTACCTGTCATGGCGTCTGCCAGACCCGTTGTGGTTGAGCTCTTTACTTCGGAAGGGTGTTCATCGTGCCCGCCCGCGGAGGCCTATCTGTCGGAGCTTTCCCACGACCGCCAGGATGTCCTGCCGCTTGCGTTTCATGTGACGTACTGGAACAGCCTAGGCTGGACGGATCCCTACTCTTTCGAGTCCGCGACGCAGCGTCAGGCAAGCTATAGCGCGCGATTCGGGCAAGGCTCCTATACGCCGGAGATGGTGATCGATGGCAGGAAGGGGCTGGTCGGTTCGGATCGAAGTGCGGTCGAGGCCGCGATCCGTGCTGCGCAGCGCATCGACGACAGGAGTGTCGAAGTCGATGGGGTACGCAGGTTCGGGAGGCTGTCGATCAGGGTGGGGGCAGGGTCCGGCAGCGGGCAGGTCTTGCTGATCGGCTATGACCCAGAGCACGCGACAGCCGTCGGGCGAGGTGAAAACTCGGGGCGCACGCTCCGGGAGTCGAACGTCGTTCGTTCGATACAACCCATCGGAAATTGGACAGGCACCAAGCTGGACCTGGAGTCTGCAATGCCGGCCGCAGAACAGGCTGCGGTAATCATCCAATCGCCGGACGGCGCAATCGTCGGGGCGGCGCGCATTGTCACCCGCCCGTATTGAGCCGCCCCGCAGGACGGCGACCGCATCAAGGCAGGTGGCGTGCAGCACGCGTTCGATCGCGGCACTCCTGCGCAAATTCGCAACGCAGATCTATTGATCTGCGTCAAGCCCGCTGTTTTGCCCAGGCGTAGTCTCCTTTTAGACGCCGGCCTTCCGAGGGATGCGGTCGGCATTGAACCAAGGAGATGTAAATGGACATGAATGCCCCGAAACCGGCGCCGAAATTCGAATACAGGCCTTCTGCGCTACGCAAGCGCTACGACAATTTCATCGGCGGCAAGTGGAGCGCCCCGGTGCGGGGGCGCTACTTCACCGACACCAGCCCGATCAACCAGATGGAGCTTGCGCAGATCGCCCGCTCCAGTGCCGAGGATGTCGAGTTGGCGCTCGATGCGGCGCACAAGGCGCGTTACCGCTGGGCAGATACCGCGCCGGCTGAACGCGCGCGCCTGCTCAACAAGATCGCCGACAAGATCGAGGAAAACCTGCATTTCATCGCCAATGTCGAGACCGTCGACAACGGCAAGCCGATACGCGAGACCTTGAATGCCGATGTTCCGCTGGCCGCCGATCATTTCCGCTATTTCGCCGGCTGCATCCGCGCCGAGGAAGGCGCGATCTCCGAAATCGACCATGACACCATCGCTTATCACTTCAAGGAGCCCATGGGTGTGGTGGGTCAGATCATCCCTTGGAATTTTCCGCTGCTAATGGCAGCGTGGAAGCTCGCGCCTGCGCTGGCCGCCGGCAACTGCGTCGTGATCAAGCCGGCCTCCGACACACCGCTCAGCCTGTGTGTGCTGATGGATCTGATCGGCGACATTCTGCCCCCGGGCGTGCTCAACGTGGTTCTTGGCCATGGCGCAGAAGTCGGAACGCCGCTGGCGCGCAATCCGCGCATCTCGAAGATCTCCTTTACCGGCGAGACGACGACCGGCCGTCAGATCATGCAGTATGCGGCCGAAACCATCATTCCGCAGACCATGGAGTTGGGCGGCAAGTCGCCGAACATCTTCTTCGCTGATGTGATGGACAGCGATGACGAATTTTTCGATAAGGCGCTCGAGGGCTTTGCCCTCTTTGCCTTCAATAAGGGCGAGGTCTGCACTTGTCCGTCGCGCGCCCTGGTGCAGGAATCAATCTTCGACAAGTTCATGCAGAGGGCGGTTGCCCGGGTGGCAAAAATCAAAGTGGGCGACCCGCTCGATCTTGCAACCCAGATGGGTCCGCAGTGCTCGCACGGACAGATGGAGAAGATCCTCGAATACATCAAGATAGGCAGGGACGAAGGCGCCAAGCTGGCTACCGGCGGTGAGCGCGCGCATTTGGGGGGCGATTTCGACAAGGGCTTCTTCCTCAAGCCGACCGTGTTTACCGGCGACAACAAGATGCGCGTTTTTCAAGAAGAGATTTTCGGGCCGGTCCTCTCGGTCACGACCTTCAAGGACCTGGATGATGCGATCGATATCGGCAACGACACGCTGTACGGCCTGGGGGCCGGCGTGTGGTCGCGCAACGCGAACAATCTTTACCGCGTCGGCCGGGGTATCGAGGCAGGGCGGGTGTGGACGAACTGCTATCACGCCTATCCGGCCCATGCGGCGTTTGGCGGCTATAAGCATTCCGGCTTCGGCCGCGAGACGCACAAGATGATTCTCGAACACTACCAGCAGACCAAGAACATGCTGGTCAGCTACAGCACCAAGGCTCAAGGCCTGTTTTGATGAACGAGGACCGGACAGGCGCGGACCAGGGCACCGGTCCGGTGGTTCCCGGGCGCGCGCTCATGCCCGAACGCGTCATCGCCACGGCCAAGGTAAAGGCGCTCGTTCGCCGGATCAGGGAAGAGTTCGGCCCGCTGATCTTCCATCAATCCGGGGGATGCTGCGAAGGCACGGCGCCGATGTGCTTCAGGCAAAGTGATTTCCGCGTCGGCGCCAATGACGTGTTTCTGGGCGTGCTCGAAGACTGCCCGTTCTATATCGGCGCCGCGACATTTCGATATTTCTCCAATACGCAGCTTGTCATCGATCTGACTGAAGGCGGCGGCGACAGCTTTTCGCTTGAAGCGTCCGAAGGCGTGCGTTTCATCACGCGCTCGCGGCTATTCACCGACCAAGAGGCGCGAGTTCTCGATGCCCAGGGGCCGCCACCCAAAGGGGTCGACGCCGCTTGCAATATGCGATCAACATCAAGGAGTTCGACCATGAAAGCATTCGTTTATCAGGGTCCGGGAAAATCGGCCCTTATGGATCGCCCGAAACCTGGGATCACGGCGCCGACCGACGCCATTGTCAAGGTTGTCAAAACCACGATCTGCGGCACTGATCTGCACATTCTCAAGGGCGATGTGCCCACGTGCACGCCGGGCCGCATCCTCGGTCATGAGGGCGTGGGCATCGTGGAGGAGGTCGGCGCAGCCGTCACCGCCTTCAAGCCTGGTGACCGGGTCATCGTGTCTTGCATCTCGGCCTGCGGAAAGTGTGACTATTGTCGCAAGGGCATGTATTCGCACTGCACGACCGGCGGTTGGATACTCGGCAACAAAATTGACGGTACTCAGGCCGAATACGTGCGCACCCCCCATGCCGATACCAGCCTGTACCATATTCCCGCCGGTTTGGACGAAGAGGCGCTGGTGATGTTGAGCGATATCCTGCCCACGGGTTTCGAGTGCGGCGTGCTCAACGGCAAGGTCCAGCCCGGCTCGACCGTCGCCATCGTGGGTTCCGGGCCGATCGGCCTGGCCGCGCTGCTGACGGCGCAGTTCTATTCGCCCGCGCAGATCATCATGATCGATTTCGACGACAACCGTCTCGAATTTGCCAGGAAATTCGGAGCGACCGCGGTCGTCAATGCCAGTGACGGCAAGGCGGTCGAGACGGTCATGCGGATGACCGGAGGTCGCGGCGTCGATACGGCCATCGAAGCGGTGGGGGTGCCAGCGAGCTTCATCACTTGCGAAGACATCGTCGCGCCTGGCGGAATCATTGCCAATATCGGCGTCCATGGGGTGAAAGTCGATCTTCACCTGGAGAAACTGTGGGATCGCAATATTGCAATCACCACGCGGCTCGTGGACACTGCCGCGACGCCGATGCTGCTCAAGACGGTAGCGTCGCACAAGGTGGACCCGGCCAGGCTGATCACCCATCACTTCAAGCTCGACAAGATCATGGACGCCTATGACACCTTCAGCCAGGCGGCCAAGACCAATGCGCTGAAAGTGATCATCGAAACCTGAGGTTTTTGAAATGTTGCTTTGAAGCAGCGAGGCAAGATCAAAGTGGGTTTGATTCCCGTCCAAGTCCGCGATGTGGTATTTGCCACGCCTTGCGCTAACAAGGCGCTTACACGACACCGCGCGATCCGGCATCGTTGACTGGTCGGGAGAAAGGCATTTATCCTTTCTGCATCTTTTAGGCATAACGCTGTAAAAGACGATGTCTATCGACGAGTTCCTGTGCTGCAGTGCTTGCGCGCAACACAGCGAGTCGCAAACAGGCAGGTGCAAGAAGGCACAAGGAATATACCGATGCCGGACGGACCGGGGCGTGATGAGCTTGAACAGGCGGCCCGCAGACTGGCGGCGCTCGTCGAGTCGTCGGAAGATGCCATTGTCAGCACGAACCTGGAGGGCATCGTAGCCAGCTGGAATGCCGGTGCGGAAAAGATCTTCGGCTTTCGCGCCGACGAGATGATCGGCCGATCGATCAAGCGGCTCATTGCGGCGGAGGGGCAGTCGCAAGACGATTGCAATCTTGCAAAAATCCTGCGCGACGAGTCCGTCTATCAATTTGAAACAGTCAGGCTGACCAAGGACGGGCGGCTGATCGATGTCTCAATCACGATCTCCCCGATTCGAGGCTCGAACGCACAAATCGTCGGTATATCGAAGGTCGTGCGCGATATTACGGCGCTCAAGGCGCGCGAGCGCGAAATGCTCAGAATGAGCCGGCTGTACAACGCACTGAGCCAGATCAACCACATCATCGTCAGGACGCATACCCGGGACGAGCTTTTCCAGAACGCATGCCGCATCCTGGTCGAACTGGGCGCGATCGGCATTGCTTGGATCGGATGGCGTGACCCGGACACCGAGCAAATTGTACCGGCCGCGGTGTGGGGCGACGCCGCGGACTACGTAAAGAACACCCGGATATACGCGGACAATCGGCCAGAAGGCTGCGGGCCGATAGGGCTGGCTTATCGCAGCGGACAGCCTTATATCTGCAATCGCCTGTTCACGGATCCAGCCACCTTGCCGTGGCGCGCGCAGATGCAGGCATGTGGACATCGCGCGCTGGCCGTGTTTCCCCTCCGTGAAAATGCCCTGACCGCCGGTACATTGAGCGTGTACGCGGAGCGCGAGGATTTTTTCCAGGCCAAGGAAGTGGCGCTGCTGGCCGAAGCAGCCGGCAATATCTCGTTTGCGCTGGACAACCTTTTGCGGGAGGAGGCTCGGCGTCGCGCCCAGGCCATTGCCGAAAGCGAACAGCAGTTTTCGAAGACCATGATCGACAGCATGCCGGGCATCCTGTATTTCTACGACGACCATGGGCGATTCCTGCGTTGGAATCGTAATTTTGAATCGGTGTCGGGATACTCGGCTGGCGAAATCGCGCTGATGCATCCCCGCGATTTCTTCCCGCCGCAGGATTGGTCGCGGCTGGAATCACGGGTGGCCGACGTGTTCGAGCTGGGCGAGTCCATGCTCGAAGCGCCTTTTTTGAGCAAGGATGGCTCGAAGCATCCTTATTTCTTTACTGGCCGGCGTGTCGACTACCTTGATATGCCGTGCCTGGTGGGCATCGGGATCGATATCAACGAAAGACTGAAGGCCGAGCAGGAGCTTTTGGCAAGCCAGGGGCGCCTCAATGTAGTGGTCGAGAGTCTGAGGGAAGGCCTGGTGATCGCCGATCCCGACCTGAGCTACCTGCACTGGAACCCCGAGTCGCTGCGCATGCTCGGGTTTTCCGATCCGCAGGAGGGCATACGCCGGCAGCGCGAGTTCGGCCAGATTTTCGAGGTCTACGAATTGGATGGCACGCGGCTTGCCGATGAGCGCTGGCCTTTGGCCCGGGTCCGGGCGGGTGAGACGCTGATCGACTATCAGGCCCGCGTGCGACGCGTCGGCGCAGACTGGGAGCGGATATTCTGCTACCAGGGTTCGCAGGTGACCTATGCGGGCAGCAGGCGGCTCGCGTTCATGACAATGCAAGATATCACCGACCGTACCCATGCGGAGGAGGCGCTGCGCGGCGCGCGCGACGATCTGGAACGCCAGGTAAAGGCCCGGACCATCGATCTGCAGGCGGCGCTGGACCGAGCCGAGGCGGCCGACGATATGAAGTCGGCATTTCTCGCGACAATGTCGCATGAGCTGCGCACGCCGCTGAACTCCATCATCGGGTTTACCGGCATTTTGTTGCAGAACCTGGCGGGTCCCTTGAACCCGGAACAGGTCAAGCAGCTCGGCATGGTGCAGAGCAGCGCGCGCCATTTGCTGGAACTCATCAACGATGTGCTCGACATCTCCAAGATCGAGGCCGGGCGGGTCGTCCTCAGCCGGGAGACCTTCAGCGTGCC from Bordetella sp. FB-8 encodes:
- a CDS encoding aldehyde dehydrogenase family protein translates to MDMNAPKPAPKFEYRPSALRKRYDNFIGGKWSAPVRGRYFTDTSPINQMELAQIARSSAEDVELALDAAHKARYRWADTAPAERARLLNKIADKIEENLHFIANVETVDNGKPIRETLNADVPLAADHFRYFAGCIRAEEGAISEIDHDTIAYHFKEPMGVVGQIIPWNFPLLMAAWKLAPALAAGNCVVIKPASDTPLSLCVLMDLIGDILPPGVLNVVLGHGAEVGTPLARNPRISKISFTGETTTGRQIMQYAAETIIPQTMELGGKSPNIFFADVMDSDDEFFDKALEGFALFAFNKGEVCTCPSRALVQESIFDKFMQRAVARVAKIKVGDPLDLATQMGPQCSHGQMEKILEYIKIGRDEGAKLATGGERAHLGGDFDKGFFLKPTVFTGDNKMRVFQEEIFGPVLSVTTFKDLDDAIDIGNDTLYGLGAGVWSRNANNLYRVGRGIEAGRVWTNCYHAYPAHAAFGGYKHSGFGRETHKMILEHYQQTKNMLVSYSTKAQGLF
- a CDS encoding zinc-dependent alcohol dehydrogenase family protein, which encodes MKAFVYQGPGKSALMDRPKPGITAPTDAIVKVVKTTICGTDLHILKGDVPTCTPGRILGHEGVGIVEEVGAAVTAFKPGDRVIVSCISACGKCDYCRKGMYSHCTTGGWILGNKIDGTQAEYVRTPHADTSLYHIPAGLDEEALVMLSDILPTGFECGVLNGKVQPGSTVAIVGSGPIGLAALLTAQFYSPAQIIMIDFDDNRLEFARKFGATAVVNASDGKAVETVMRMTGGRGVDTAIEAVGVPASFITCEDIVAPGGIIANIGVHGVKVDLHLEKLWDRNIAITTRLVDTAATPMLLKTVASHKVDPARLITHHFKLDKIMDAYDTFSQAAKTNALKVIIET
- a CDS encoding PAS domain S-box protein yields the protein MPDGPGRDELEQAARRLAALVESSEDAIVSTNLEGIVASWNAGAEKIFGFRADEMIGRSIKRLIAAEGQSQDDCNLAKILRDESVYQFETVRLTKDGRLIDVSITISPIRGSNAQIVGISKVVRDITALKAREREMLRMSRLYNALSQINHIIVRTHTRDELFQNACRILVELGAIGIAWIGWRDPDTEQIVPAAVWGDAADYVKNTRIYADNRPEGCGPIGLAYRSGQPYICNRLFTDPATLPWRAQMQACGHRALAVFPLRENALTAGTLSVYAEREDFFQAKEVALLAEAAGNISFALDNLLREEARRRAQAIAESEQQFSKTMIDSMPGILYFYDDHGRFLRWNRNFESVSGYSAGEIALMHPRDFFPPQDWSRLESRVADVFELGESMLEAPFLSKDGSKHPYFFTGRRVDYLDMPCLVGIGIDINERLKAEQELLASQGRLNVVVESLREGLVIADPDLSYLHWNPESLRMLGFSDPQEGIRRQREFGQIFEVYELDGTRLADERWPLARVRAGETLIDYQARVRRVGADWERIFCYQGSQVTYAGSRRLAFMTMQDITDRTHAEEALRGARDDLERQVKARTIDLQAALDRAEAADDMKSAFLATMSHELRTPLNSIIGFTGILLQNLAGPLNPEQVKQLGMVQSSARHLLELINDVLDISKIEAGRVVLSRETFSVPACLDRVLASVRPMAVKKGIALDLVVTPALEQMYSDRRKFEQIVLNLANNAIKFTDRGGISVTAEKLENRDPDRPVGTEAAMRITVADTGIGIRSEDMGKLFEPFRQLDSSMTRKYEGTGLGLAICRRLADMLGGGIVAHSEYGVGSRFIVTLPLETGPRQ